In Triplophysa dalaica isolate WHDGS20190420 chromosome 19, ASM1584641v1, whole genome shotgun sequence, the sequence ATGTATGATGTAAAATGAAGGTCACCTTGTGCGTTGTTGGGTTCCAGAGTTACAGGTTTTGGTACAGAAGGTCCACGAACTCCACGGGTAGTGGTCACAGAAACACCCCATGATGGGGGTGACTGAAGCGAGGGTGAAGAGTAGGACTAGGGGAATGCTAGTACGATCCATGGGAGACTTTCTAAACTTAATAGCttaaagtaaagtggaatgaacaactcatttgttttttattcactgatgtcatgattttttatatttacatatgatACATACAGTCCATTGTGCATGTATGCATGTTTGAGTTATTTTAATTTAGGgtaatttaatgcatttttaaagtaaaactaaactaactaaAATGTGCAAGTTTCTCCAAATCATTTGTTTCTACTTGTTTCCATTGAAACTCACTATACTAaattttcattataataaacaatgtCAACTGCAACAATGGAATATGGGTCCAACCAAAGAcacttaataaatataataaatacagagacatttaaaaaataccacAGAAATGATACTCACATGAGAATATCAAGCCCTTCCAAAAGCCTTTATGCATACACAATCACGCATAGACAAGAAATATCTGCTGCTCTGAACAAGCTGGTCGAATTCCATTCTAGTTCTCATTCTCTAACACAATTTGTCCATCCCCCTTTCTTCCCGTAAATCCTGCAGCTGGAAGTCTTTATATTGACAACCAGACCTCCATTGGAATGTAGAAGGGATTATACAGACATCGTTTTATCACTAGGGACCTCTCTCAATTGCAAAATACTTGttcaaattgtatatttttatgtgccCTTCTATATTCTgtctttttagtttttagtcTTAATTTTAGGCCATACAAAACTAATGATTATGcaatgaacaaaacaatattgtatACAATCGCCTTTATTATCATCAAAAATGATGTACAGCTTGATATGAGCTATAACTTTATGCATATTTTATGGACACCCGATGAAAACCACAAAGCCTGTTGCAACCTCTCCAATAATGTGACATTATTCATACAAACAGGatgtaatgaatgaatgaataaactaaaatatctatatttaaaatcatgttttatttacaattatttgtattatgtacataaattaatttattgtgtTACATTTGTCTCAAGCCTAGAATAACACAGCAATGGCTTTAGTGCAGTGAGCTCATATGCCcttaaaaactaatataaatgtttaacaacattttctctttatGGAAGACTAAATTAAAAGCATTGCACAGTGAATCAATGCGTATGAGAGAATATGAAAACATCCTCTTGCTTTatgtgtataaaataaaaagattgtaGATAGATGTTAGTATTTCTGCATGTAAAGGTTCAGTTTCTTTTTTATACAATCATATGGTTGCACTACAAATGACATAAAACTCTGGCTTGTAACTAACAATGGGCTGTAAGTGGAGTTTCGAATCAATGAGACTCTGTACTTCAAtacaagcagttttaaaactgtCCATTAACAAAACTAATGTCAAGAGACATGAAAGTGACGAGCACTAACAATGATTAGAAAAGAAGACTTGAGAGTATTGAGGGGTCAGCCAGACACAAGGCAACAAAGCCCAGAAAACCGTCTCTTCCTTTGCCTCACCAGCGGGGAAGGAGTTAAATTAAGCAGGCTGCTGTCATCTATACAAATGAAGGGcacaaaaaatgaacataagcAAGAAAAGTTAACAAGTCCCTTACAGCACAAAACgaaaatgatttttcttttttagactCACCTTGGTTTTTCAGTGGTAAAGGCATTGTCTCCCTGAGTTTGCTTAGTAGGTTCCTCATTTCTCGCATATCACTGAAAGAAATTTCCTCAAATCAACCTCATcatatcaataaaacacatcaacCTAATATGTCTTTCCGAATCCATAGAGCTCTCTCTTTTCTTTACCTCTCTATGTTTTCAATGCCTGTATACACAAAGCAAGATTCCTGTGGAAAGTCCACAGGTGATGACGATCGATCTTCCAGCATCGGCACATCAGAGCTTTCGTCCACCCTGAAGTCCGTGTTAGGCTCAGGACACGCGTCATTTCCTGTGTGAAAAGCTGaattaaattttaattaaattaaatattaccCTTATAAAAAACAATCTATCAGGAGGGCCTTTATATTGATCATCTTGTTGAATACCCTGCCACCCACAGTGACAGACGTTTCTTGCATGCAGTATATTGGCTTTATGTACTCAGGTCTGTTTATTTGAAGAATTTGCTGCCCTCTGCTGGCTGTCATTGACACAACACCTTTCCTATGAAGCTGCAGCACACCCAACAGACACAAAGACTTGAGCATCTCTGTAATGTACATCTCCAGGCAGCACTGAAGCTGGATGAACAATCTGCAGATTTCCGGGTGGATTTCACCATCCTCTTGTCTACAATGAGATGAGATTAAAATAACATCAGCTTTTTAATGAACCATCACGTCACAACAGCCTCTCGTCACCCACTCAAATCATTTTCTTACCCAGAGATCGCGATGAGGTTGTGATAGGCGGACTGGGCTACTGCGCATCCCTTGATTCGAGTCTTGTGCATCTGCGCCCTTAAAGCAGGACAGTCGATTGTATTCTCTCCGATAGAGATGACCTGCTCCCGATGGAGGGCCACAAGAGTGTTGAACTCCTGGACAGTCTGAAAACGAGACAAACCTTACCACTCGGTCTATTTTTAGAAGCGCGCGTGCGTGCGTACGCGCTAGATGCCAACACTTTGGACTGCAAGGGATGTATAACAATTGTTGCATAAGATAACATACACATGTAGGcgcaaatgacaaaaaaatgaagtgaaAAATGTTAGACCTCTCTTGTTCTATTTCAATATCACAGTCCCTGCGTCTTTGAGAAATAACAGGTTTGAATGTGTTCCTTCGTGTTGTTAGCaacgcaaaggtcatgggttcgaatcccaaAGCACACACATAATCAAAATGTCGATCTTAAATGCACTGAAGAAATGCGTCTTCCAAATGGATAATGTCACTTCACACCTGTGAACTAAGTGAGAGACGCCAGCGTGTCACTAAAATGGCATTTATCCACAAGTACCATCCGCATTATACTAAAGCACCTGGCAAAAATACAGGTGAAATTTTAAGGTGACAACATTTATAACGCGTCCGCTGCACAGCACACATACCGATCTACAGTCATCCATCGCCCGCTGAGCTCTCCGCGCGCTCTCGGTGCTCTCCCGACGCTCCGGATCCCGCAGCGGGGATTTGCCGATGTGAAAAATGTTGGCTGCGGATCTGGGGCGCTTCTTTCGCCCGTTCGGTGCAGAACACATGCATACGCGTCCACGGGTGAAACCACCTCGCAGGGAAAACCTCTACAGTCCGTTTGGGAGGGTGAGGTCGATCCTTGACGGGTCGTTTCTCAGCTGTCGTAGATGAGACCGAGCGTCCGCGACGCTTCCTCTGCATCTCCTCCACGACAGCCGAGTCACCTTCACCCCTGTTGAGGGCCGAGCGCCGCAGAAGCCCCGCAGCTGAGGGGTTTTAATTATTTCGTAAAAACTAATTACAAATGAACAggaataaaaaagatatatacaCATTTAGTTCATTTGTAATTGGATACTAAACAATTAATCTCTgcttaaatatgtatttgtaatatatgttttaatatgatttattaaaagCACATGCACCATCTTTaagatttctgtcattttaggCCTTGAATAATGGTCTCATCAGACAGATCAGTATCAGTTCTCAAACATTTTACTGTGTAAAAGAAGGcattaaaactaataaaacaaatatatttgtagcAGATATCATTCATTCAAAAGCAACAAGTTAAATCTGGTAGACATGCATCTAACCGAGATGTTATAGCAAGCAAAGGCAACTCATTAAAGTGTCCAGCATTATCTCAAAATTATTGCtttctattattttacatttctacaGTATTATAATACTCTGTGAACGTCAAATGTAATATAAGCTAAAAGCTCAAATGGTATGGATTGCACAGACCCTTTAAGACCTCaaccacaaacaaaacacacaaatagcCTAATGCTGTTTCATATCTGAAGATTCTTTGCACTAAAAAGAATGAGGCACTTGATGAAATGTCCACTATCAACAACAGTCATCGTCCAGCAAAGTGAAATCCAGCCCTCAGAGCATCAGAGAACGAAGAAGTAATATAGTGCACAGAAGATGATCAACGCCAGCACCCAGTGCAAAGAGTAAATAGAGATGATCATATAATCAACATCAAATGGCCAGCCCCACATGTCACCCAAGTCCATAACATTCAGTCCAAATGCTCTGTGAGGGAACTGCCAGCGACTAGCAGGAACCCCTTGCCTCTGAAACCCTGAAATAACAAtagatttatttcaaaattaaaatatttgcaacGTCTTTGGAGAAGTTAAGATGTGTAAAAGTAAAACCATATGACAAATTTACGAACCCCAAAAAATGCGGAAACGCTTTGGACAGTTGGGCAGGGGCCATTTGGAATAGTTGGTCTTTTGAAAGGTCTCGTGTCTTGACCAATAAACCTTTGGGAAGCAAGCCTTGGTAGTTAGATTGAGCTCTGAAACGACAAGTTGATCAGGTAAATGAAAGAGTATTGGGAGAAGATATTTAATTGTATAGCATGTTTACAGAGAAAAGGATATATATTGATATggaatatatataatatatctgTTCCACTCACCTTCCTGAAACAGCACATGAGATATGAGGGTTCTGCAGAGGGGGCAGGGTGTGTGACTTGGCCGGTTCTTAGCCAGTGTTCTCAAACAAGGCTCGCAGAACACGTGACTGCAAGGATGGCACTTGTAGGGACTGTAATACACGTCTAAACACACAGCACATGTGTATCCCTCCTTCTCCTCCTCATCACTGCTGGTAAGGTCCCACTTTAGAGCCTGAAGTAACAAAAGGTACAAATAACTCTTGATGATTTAGAAATCACATGGAGCGAAAATAGAATTTAAAACACCTCCAATAAAATGACACCCGCTTCAGGAGCAATGTAATACTGTGGATAGCTTATTAAGAGCCTCAGGATTTTACAGCTGCCCAGTATGTGGATTTATGCCTGCCCTGATCCACACATCTATTTTTGGCTTCACGCCCGAACTTCTAATATCCCACATCCATTTCTTGTCTGCCACCTCATTCATTAAACAAACTAGATAGCATGGCTGTGCGCCATTCAGAGTAgagaatgtcattttaaattccTATTCTCTCCAgtatagaataaaaacaaaatgaacaaactatCAATTTGAGAAAAAGTAGTACACTTACGATCGTAACTTTATAACAGAAGTaaatttaatatgaatatttattcaGGCAATCTCACCAGATCTTTTGCCTCCTGTTGCTTTTGAATCCAGAGCTCTTTCTTCCTCTGCTTCCTTCTCAAGCCTTTCAGGCGATTCTTCTCTCTCTTGGGGAGCTTTGGTTGTGGGATGGGTGAGACGTTTCTTGACGCCTCCTCTATATCTCTAAGTCTAACATCTTCTGGATCCACTTCTGTGTCTGGAGTTAATCTGCTCTGTGAAGCAGAATCCACACGATGTTCCTCTAAGATTTCCTGATAATCAGATAGCTGTGTTGGGTGTATTGATTCAAAAGGTAAAATCCCATGTGTGCCCACTTCAACAGTTCTGACAATGTGTGGGTCTTCACTGGACGCAATTTCAAGTTCAGTGTCATCACCAGTTGTGACTGCACGGAGAACAGCACGAGAGGAGCTGAAGGTTGATGAAGAGGGTAAGTTATCTAACAAACTGGACTGTATTTGTATTCTCTGTAGTTCAGTCACTGAGTCTCTTGTCTGTTGGGAAGACGCTACCCTATCCACCCTTCTCTCAGTATGACCTCTGGATCTGCCAGGTCTGGTCAAGAGAACTTGAGGTTTTAAATCCTGATCAACACGACTCTTACTGAGATGCACGGCTGTATTGTGTCCACAGGTGCATTTGGAGCAGTTTATAAAATTGAAACCTCCCAAGCGAGCTCCACAGTGCTGGCAGTTTATTTTCCCCACTGTCCAATGTGCCTGTGGAGAATGTACTGCAGATTTCAGTGGCATAGATCCTTAAATGTCAATGATGCAGATAAATTGTAGtagtaaatgcataaatatgtcTACATTAGCATATTGATAAACACGATATGATAACACAATACCTGATTAATACTTGCCAGAATCCAGTCTGGCAACGTGTCAACATTCAAATGCCACACGCTGCACATGGCTTCAGCCTCCCCAGATGTCACTATCTGTagtaatacaaaaaacaaatgtcataGGATTAGGGTTGAATTATATGCACATGCAAATACAACACCTTCACTGATTTAAAatttcaattattaaataaatgagaaacgaatatctaaataaatctttataaaaaagattatCTAAGTATTTTAGTACCTAGTGCTATTGTGCAATCTGCGTTTTATATGTTAAACAATGAACACATTCATCTGTCTGTAAGACAAAAAGCATCAGCAATCACACACCTTAGGCAGGCTTGTCGAGTCTATGAGACAGCGGCGGCACTTTTTACAGCGAAGGTTTGTTGGATCTTCCTGTGTTTCTGATAGATCCTGTTCTTTAGTCTGTTTGAAATTTAAGTACGCCatcatttttactttacttttgtattcataaacaaatcCTTAGGTAAAATAGTATTACATATTACCTGCACATAAATATTGCCTATTTTGACTGTTATTTATATGACTTTTCTTGGCAAAAATGAATCACTTAATACTTTTCTGCACACGGGTCTTAAAATTACCTTAAGAAAAATGATCCAATTCACGtcacaaacaacattaaaatatttgtgataATATTCTATGCAATTTATTCCCACAAAACTTTGTGCACACAGATGTAAACATTGCAGGAAATAATTTGCATCGGTtggtttctttcttttcatgcaatattgcaaatatttaaatacttcCCATTTGACGTCTCAGTGAAGtgatttaaaacatgcacattCAAAAATATGTCCTACCGTGAAGGAAGCATCCATTTCCATCGTGGAGACATCTGACATTTTAAGTACTTCTCTGTTTAGCTAAACGGCtaaaaacaacagataaatGGCTACCGCGGGTTCGTTCGCCTTTACTACGGGGGCAGCCGAGGGACAAACATCTTACGTTACAGGTCACTGAGCGTTTACGCATAAATCGCTCGCTCGTTCTTCCATTAATAATCTCACATCCCAACAACACACAAATAATGCAGTGAGCATAGAAAATCATTTCTTAATAATATTCTCGTTTGTAATGCGTTTAAGAGATTTTGGTTGAGGAAAAGTTGGGGTGAGATCTAAGGTCTGAGCAGCGGCGGGGCAACAGCAGGTGGCAGTGCTGAACCTGTTCATATCTTAGAGAAAAGTTTAATATAAAGAACAGTTAACTTAAGCAGACCCTCCGTGAAACATGCAGTGAATTGAAACCGTTTCTGGaaagttttttgggggggtttgtCTTTTATAATTCTACCCTGTTACAGTACACATAGGATATGATGAGAAAATACTAGAAAAACGAGTCTGCATATTCTGTGCCGAGCCTGCCCTACACACCTGCGTAGGTAGCGTCTCGCTGCTGATATAAATGGACCCGCCTCGTCACAAATCCTCAGTAACAATGTTGATGGTGGGCATCATCGCAGTCAAATGTCTCAGCTCCTCTGAATGGAGTAATGATGCTTACTGAGGCTCCTCTCAAGGTTTTTGCGAATTTTACCCTTTACCGCGACATGGAAGAAACTAACGAAACAATATCCTTATTTCTAAACGACAGTGGCTTAGATCACCAAATCGACAATGTTACTTTACCTGTTAAGTTTACTCTAAGTTATCAGATCTCAACATCTGTGCTGATCTGTGCGCTCATTCTGTGCTCAATATTTGGAAACGCGTGCGTTGTGGCTGCTATTGCATTGGAGAGATCACTCCAAAATGTGGCAAACTACCTGATCGGATCACTTGCGGTCACGGACTTGATGGTGTCGGTGCTTGTGTTGCCAATGGCGGCTCTTTACCAAGTTTTAGACAAGTGGACACTTGGACAGGTAACTTgtgatattttcatttcattagaCATTTTGTGCTGCACATCTTCCATTCTGCACCTGTGTGCTATAGCTTTGGATAGATACTGGGCTATCACCGACCCAATAGACTACATGAAGAAAAGGACATTAAAACGCGCAGCTCTCCTCATCACCGTTACCTGGCTGGTCGGCTTTTCGATATCGATTCCACCCATGTTGATCATGAAATCACAGCCTAAGAGTAAAGCTGAAGATATGGCAAATCCTGAAGCGTGTATGATCAGCTACGACCCATGGTACACAATTTATTCTACCTTTTGCGCATTTTACATACCTCTGATTCTCATGCTGGTCTTATATTGGCGTATATTCAAAGCGGCAAGATTTCGCATTCGCAAAACAGTGcggaaaacagaaaaaaagagggTGAAATGTTTGACAGTGTCACCTGCGCTTTTTAAAAGAGCAAACGGGGAGCTGGGGAAAAACTGGAAAAGCGCAGTCGAACCCAAGCCCCCTGCGTGCGTAAACGGCGCAGTCAAACACGCGGAGGACGGCGAGTCTCTGGAGATCATTGAGGTTCACAGCAATTCGAAAAACAACCTTCCTCTACCTAATACTCCAAACTCTGTCCCTctgtttgaaaacaaacatgAGAAGAACACCGAGGCGAAGAGGAAACTCGCCCTGGCACGGGAGCGCAAGACAGTAAAGACTCTGGGTATTATAATGGGCACTTTTATTCTGTGCTGGCTGCCATTCTTCATCAAAGCGCTGGTGATGCCTTTTTGTCCATCTTGTGATATGCCTTTGTGGCTCATAGACGTCATTAATTGGCTTGGCTATTCAAACTCCCTATTGAATCCCATCATTTACGCATACTTCAACAAAGACTTTCAGAGTGCGTTCAAGAAAATCATTAAATGCCATTTTTGCAGACCATGAACATGCgattgatttgaattttttaagCATAAGTGTCAGTTGCAACATGCATTTAACCAGACAAAGAATAATGTTGTTTCGATTTGCTTTCAGATGAATGGAAACTTCTTTAGTAcactataaatataataatacgtCTTATTTTATCAGATGTATGTTGATCTTGTCATATCAGGTTTACATAATGTGtacaaaaaacatgtcttgTGTCACACAtggatatgtaaaataaaaaagttccACTAACAATTTTCTCAGTGTCCTTGTTCTTATATAgacacaaataattaaaaaaagtaaaaaacaaattgatATCAAATGGGAATATGATGTAATGCAATATGTCCAATTTAATGCCACAAAAACAGATTA encodes:
- the rgs7bpb gene encoding regulator of G-protein signaling 7-binding protein B, with protein sequence MCSAPNGRKKRPRSAANIFHIGKSPLRDPERRESTESARRAQRAMDDCRSTVQEFNTLVALHREQVISIGENTIDCPALRAQMHKTRIKGCAVAQSAYHNLIAISGQEDGEIHPEICRLFIQLQCCLEMYITEMLKSLCLLGVLQLHRKGNDACPEPNTDFRVDESSDVPMLEDRSSSPVDFPQESCFVYTGIENIESDMREMRNLLSKLRETMPLPLKNQDDSSLLNLTPSPLVRQRKRRFSGLCCLVSG
- the rnf180b gene encoding E3 ubiquitin-protein ligase RNF180 isoform X1; protein product: MSDVSTMEMDASFTTKEQDLSETQEDPTNLRCKKCRRCLIDSTSLPKIVTSGEAEAMCSVWHLNVDTLPDWILASINQAHWTVGKINCQHCGARLGGFNFINCSKCTCGHNTAVHLSKSRVDQDLKPQVLLTRPGRSRGHTERRVDRVASSQQTRDSVTELQRIQIQSSLLDNLPSSSTFSSSRAVLRAVTTGDDTELEIASSEDPHIVRTVEVGTHGILPFESIHPTQLSDYQEILEEHRVDSASQSRLTPDTEVDPEDVRLRDIEEASRNVSPIPQPKLPKREKNRLKGLRRKQRKKELWIQKQQEAKDLALKWDLTSSDEEEKEGYTCAVCLDVYYSPYKCHPCSHVFCEPCLRTLAKNRPSHTPCPLCRTLISHVLFQEELNLTTKACFPKVYWSRHETFQKTNYSKWPLPNCPKRFRIFWGFQRQGVPASRWQFPHRAFGLNVMDLGDMWGWPFDVDYMIISIYSLHWVLALIIFCALYYFFVL
- the rnf180b gene encoding E3 ubiquitin-protein ligase RNF180 isoform X2; the protein is MSDVSTMEMDASFTIVTSGEAEAMCSVWHLNVDTLPDWILASINQAHWTVGKINCQHCGARLGGFNFINCSKCTCGHNTAVHLSKSRVDQDLKPQVLLTRPGRSRGHTERRVDRVASSQQTRDSVTELQRIQIQSSLLDNLPSSSTFSSSRAVLRAVTTGDDTELEIASSEDPHIVRTVEVGTHGILPFESIHPTQLSDYQEILEEHRVDSASQSRLTPDTEVDPEDVRLRDIEEASRNVSPIPQPKLPKREKNRLKGLRRKQRKKELWIQKQQEAKDLALKWDLTSSDEEEKEGYTCAVCLDVYYSPYKCHPCSHVFCEPCLRTLAKNRPSHTPCPLCRTLISHVLFQEELNLTTKACFPKVYWSRHETFQKTNYSKWPLPNCPKRFRIFWGFQRQGVPASRWQFPHRAFGLNVMDLGDMWGWPFDVDYMIISIYSLHWVLALIIFCALYYFFVL
- the htr1ab gene encoding 5-hydroxytryptamine (serotonin) receptor 1A b, translated to MKKRTLKRAALLITVTWLVGFSISIPPMLIMKSQPKSKAEDMANPEACMISYDPWYTIYSTFCAFYIPLILMLVLYWRIFKAARFRIRKTVRKTEKKRVKCLTVSPALFKRANGELGKNWKSAVEPKPPACVNGAVKHAEDGESLEIIEVHSNSKNNLPLPNTPNSVPLFENKHEKNTEAKRKLALARERKTVKTLGIIMGTFILCWLPFFIKALVMPFCPSCDMPLWLIDVINWLGYSNSLLNPIIYAYFNKDFQSAFKKIIKCHFCRP